A genomic stretch from Sceloporus undulatus isolate JIND9_A2432 ecotype Alabama chromosome 5, SceUnd_v1.1, whole genome shotgun sequence includes:
- the WNT7B gene encoding protein Wnt-7b isoform X2 has product MPVPVPIWQVELLSAGRENCLWSRAPRSREAAFTYAITAAGVAHAVTAACSQGNLSNCGCDREKQGYYNQEEGWKWGGCSADIRYGIEFSRRFVDAREIRKSARRLMNLHNNEAGRKVLEERMKLECKCHGVSGSCTTKTCWTTLPKFREIGYILKEKYNAAVQVEVVRASRLRQPTFLKIKQIRSYQKPMETDLVYIDKSPNYCEEDASTGSVGTQGRLCNRTSLSADGCDMMCCGRGYNTHQYTKVWQCNCKFHWCCFVKCNTCSERTEVFTCK; this is encoded by the exons GAAGCAGAGAAGCTGCTTTCACCTACGCCATCACTGCCGCTGGGGTTGCACATGCCGTCACCGCTGCCTGCAGCCAGGGAAACCTCAGCAACTGTGGCTGTGACAGAGAGAAACAAGGTTATTACAACCAAGAGGAAGGGTGGAAGTGGGGAGGCTGCTCCGCTGATATCAGATACGGCATTGAATTCTCCAGGAGGTTTGTTGATGCAAGAGAAATCAGAAAGAGTGCTCGGAGGCTGATGAACTTACACAACAATGAGGCTGGAAGAAAG GTGCTTGAAGAGAGAATGAAACTGGAATGTAAATGCCATGGTGTTTCTGGTTCCTGTACAACCAAGACCTGTTGGACTACACTTCCTAAATTCAGAGAGATTGGATATattctaaaagaaaaatacaatgcTGCCGTGCAGGTTGAAGTGGTTCGAGCCAGCAGGCTTCGGCAACCTACTTTTCTGAAGATTAAGCAGATCAGAAGTTACCAGAAACCAATGGAAACAGATTTGGTATATATAGATAAGTCACCCAACTACTGCGAAGAAGATGCTTCTACTGGGAGCGTGGGGACACAGGGACGGCTCTGCAACCGTACCTCACTCAGTGCCGATGGGTGCGACATGATGTGCTGTGGAAGGGGTTACAACACCCACCAGTACACCAAAGTTTGGCAGTGCAACTGCAAATTCCACTGGTGCTGCTTTGTGAAATGCAACACGTGTAGTGAACGGACAGAGGTGTTCACCTGTAAATAA